Proteins co-encoded in one Stutzerimonas stutzeri genomic window:
- a CDS encoding PAS domain S-box protein, which produces MTAPDRDDAHTVAQMPFDDLAALAADLCGCSSAAIVFLDNGRQWIKAAFGNALPPGGPAAALYARVIERTQPLVIANLADEPIDASSSGCFAGVALRGSDGVPLGALCVMNEAPRALTERQVAQLQTLARQVMALLARPYGDKRREDPQYDDEAQADTASDREADVRYRALVDLSPQVIWQCDASGSLIFCNRYWCKFTGLSARDSAGWGWLDGVAPDHRDAVLKQWHSALKSGKSGSFEVPLLAADGSARWFQGCGAPVYDRDGNLLHWVLVAQDIDERRRAETERLESEAFTRLLLDSASEGFYSIDTQGFVTLCNEAFIQLLGFANRDQVLGHQLHQVIHHSHPDGSPYAAADCPIQRTARTGEPAHVAYELFFRQDGSSLPVEYRVAPLYRDGELHGAICTFTDISERTRSAAQQAYLLDLSDHLQDADGRIELNDLMAEQLAPLMQVDCIAVGRLDEHDDLHLDGHWPPIAEQRLRAPHSLGDCAGILRLRLAEGLIVPFEDLLNEADCRDRSSALHEHLGYPSLLLAPLQDPTSHCTFLLFASRQPRPWSQADISLVREVAERIRAAADRARARKALLEAEQRVSLANEIASIGVWDYDYQRNTLHWDAQLKALAGVAPNEPALSVDEFLARVHADDRRPLIEAFRSALDGAGEGELNLVYRVYDERNDQFRWLANRGRRLVDGDGRVRMLGTARDITTERNAELKLRRMNALLEEQIRERQMTEQRQTVLMELGDLLRGQPDSITIVTAAVRALGVTLNVTRAAFLTVDPGGQYATMERYWSDGALGEYSERMCFADYGDFVYDLQNDELVVVDDVLHDTRTAAQAASLRLRRIQSLVCVPLQDQGRLIAALILLQDRPRQWAEDDISFIREVADRAWTADERMRAERALRASEEQFRTLADNMSQFAWMADPTGRIYWYNKRWYDYTGTTLEAMRALGWRSVHHPDHHVRVSASMKRAVAIGSVWEETFPLRGKDGQYRWFLSRAVPIRDDFGQVTHWFGTNTDITAQVAAEEALRELNDNLERRVAERTRELAEINHLLHVEMGERERAEETLRHAQKMEAIGQLTGGIAHDFNNMLTGVLGALDLIQRRVASGRLNDLPRYVEAATGSANRAAALTHRLLAFARRQSLDSQPVDVNQLVQSMEEILRRTMDEQIEFAMHLQADPWLAYTDAHQLENALLNLVINARDAMSDGGRLVIQTGCAQIDQSQSDGPEPGDYVTLSVADTGSGMPPEVVAKAFDPFFTTKPIGQGTGLGLSMVYGFIKQTGGHVSIHSTPGEGTLITLFLPRNRQQVDLRPAPGSEPEPIPGAQADETILVVEDEAAVRMLVVEVLQELGYRVEQAVDSASALPFLHSDQRIDLLVSDFGLPGINGRQLAELARQQRPDLRVLFITGYAPNAEVRSEFLAPGMDMLAKPFSIDTLGSKVRQLLERNE; this is translated from the coding sequence ATGACCGCGCCAGACCGCGACGACGCCCACACCGTGGCGCAAATGCCGTTCGACGATCTGGCAGCGCTGGCAGCGGATCTCTGCGGCTGCTCCAGCGCGGCCATCGTGTTCCTCGACAACGGTCGTCAATGGATCAAGGCGGCCTTTGGCAACGCGCTGCCTCCCGGTGGGCCCGCGGCGGCGCTGTACGCCCGCGTGATCGAGCGTACGCAACCCCTGGTCATCGCCAACCTCGCCGATGAGCCGATCGACGCCTCGTCTTCCGGATGTTTCGCCGGGGTAGCCCTGCGCGGCTCCGACGGCGTGCCGCTCGGCGCGCTATGCGTGATGAACGAAGCACCGCGCGCCTTGACCGAGCGGCAGGTTGCGCAGTTGCAGACACTGGCTCGGCAGGTCATGGCATTGCTGGCGCGGCCCTACGGTGATAAGCGCCGCGAGGACCCGCAGTATGACGATGAGGCCCAGGCCGACACCGCCTCGGATCGCGAAGCCGATGTCCGTTATCGCGCGCTGGTGGACCTGAGCCCACAGGTCATCTGGCAGTGCGACGCCAGCGGTTCCCTGATTTTCTGCAATCGATACTGGTGCAAATTCACCGGGCTGTCGGCGCGCGATTCGGCCGGCTGGGGCTGGCTCGACGGAGTCGCGCCGGATCACCGGGACGCGGTGCTGAAGCAATGGCATTCGGCGCTCAAGAGCGGCAAATCCGGCAGTTTCGAGGTGCCTCTGCTTGCCGCCGACGGCTCCGCGCGCTGGTTCCAGGGCTGCGGCGCGCCGGTCTACGACCGCGACGGCAATCTGCTGCACTGGGTGCTGGTGGCGCAGGACATCGACGAACGGCGCCGCGCCGAGACCGAACGCCTGGAAAGCGAGGCGTTCACCCGCCTATTGCTGGACTCGGCCAGCGAGGGCTTCTATTCGATCGATACCCAGGGGTTCGTCACGTTGTGCAACGAGGCGTTCATCCAGCTGCTTGGCTTCGCCAACCGCGATCAGGTGCTGGGCCACCAGTTGCACCAGGTCATTCACCACAGCCACCCCGACGGCTCGCCCTATGCCGCCGCGGACTGCCCGATCCAGCGCACCGCCAGGACCGGCGAACCCGCCCACGTCGCCTACGAGCTGTTCTTTCGTCAGGACGGCAGCAGCCTGCCGGTGGAGTATCGGGTCGCCCCGCTGTATCGCGACGGCGAGTTACATGGTGCCATCTGCACCTTCACCGACATCAGCGAGCGCACCCGCAGCGCCGCACAGCAGGCCTATCTGCTGGACCTCAGCGATCATCTGCAGGACGCCGATGGGCGCATCGAACTGAACGACCTGATGGCCGAGCAGTTGGCGCCGCTGATGCAGGTCGACTGCATCGCCGTGGGCCGTCTCGACGAGCACGACGACCTGCATCTCGACGGGCACTGGCCACCAATAGCGGAACAGAGGCTTCGCGCGCCGCATTCGCTCGGTGACTGTGCCGGCATCCTGCGCCTGCGCCTGGCCGAGGGGCTGATCGTACCGTTCGAGGACCTGCTCAACGAAGCCGACTGCCGTGACCGAAGCAGCGCCTTGCACGAACACCTTGGCTACCCCAGCCTGCTGTTGGCGCCGCTGCAGGACCCGACCTCGCATTGCACCTTCTTGTTGTTCGCCAGTCGCCAGCCGCGGCCCTGGAGCCAGGCGGACATTTCCCTGGTGCGGGAAGTGGCCGAGCGCATCCGCGCCGCTGCCGACCGCGCCCGAGCGCGCAAGGCGCTGCTTGAGGCCGAGCAGCGTGTCAGCCTGGCCAACGAGATTGCCTCGATCGGGGTCTGGGACTACGACTACCAACGCAACACGCTGCATTGGGATGCGCAACTCAAGGCATTGGCGGGCGTGGCGCCGAACGAGCCGGCGTTGTCGGTCGACGAGTTTCTCGCCCGCGTTCATGCCGATGATCGGCGCCCTCTGATCGAAGCCTTCCGCAGCGCGCTCGACGGCGCCGGCGAAGGCGAGCTGAACCTGGTTTATCGGGTCTATGACGAGCGTAACGATCAATTCCGCTGGCTGGCCAACCGCGGCCGGCGCCTGGTCGATGGCGATGGCCGGGTTCGGATGCTCGGTACGGCGCGGGACATCACCACCGAACGCAACGCCGAATTGAAGCTGCGGCGCATGAACGCTCTGCTCGAAGAGCAGATCCGCGAACGCCAGATGACCGAACAGCGGCAAACGGTGCTGATGGAGCTCGGCGATCTGCTGCGAGGTCAGCCGGACAGCATCACCATCGTCACTGCCGCCGTGCGCGCCTTGGGCGTGACGCTCAATGTCACCCGCGCGGCCTTTCTGACCGTCGACCCGGGCGGTCAGTACGCCACCATGGAGCGCTACTGGAGCGACGGTGCGCTCGGCGAGTACAGCGAGCGCATGTGCTTCGCGGATTACGGCGATTTCGTCTACGACCTGCAGAACGACGAGCTGGTCGTGGTCGACGATGTCCTGCATGACACCCGCACCGCCGCGCAGGCGGCAAGCTTGAGGTTGCGGCGCATCCAGAGCCTGGTTTGCGTGCCGCTGCAGGATCAGGGACGCCTGATCGCTGCGCTGATCCTGCTGCAGGACCGGCCGCGGCAGTGGGCCGAGGACGATATCTCCTTCATCCGCGAGGTTGCCGACCGCGCCTGGACCGCCGACGAGCGAATGCGCGCCGAACGGGCCCTGCGCGCCAGCGAGGAGCAGTTCCGCACCCTGGCGGATAACATGAGCCAGTTCGCCTGGATGGCCGATCCGACAGGGCGCATCTACTGGTACAACAAGCGCTGGTACGACTACACCGGCACCACCCTGGAAGCCATGCGAGCGCTGGGCTGGCGGTCGGTGCACCACCCCGATCACCATGTCCGGGTCAGCGCCTCGATGAAGCGAGCGGTGGCCATCGGTTCGGTCTGGGAGGAAACCTTCCCGCTGCGCGGCAAGGACGGCCAATACCGGTGGTTCCTGTCGCGAGCGGTACCGATCCGCGACGACTTTGGCCAGGTCACCCACTGGTTCGGCACCAATACCGACATCACCGCCCAGGTCGCCGCCGAAGAAGCGCTGCGCGAACTCAATGACAACCTCGAGCGGCGCGTCGCCGAGCGAACCCGTGAATTGGCGGAAATCAACCACCTTCTGCACGTGGAGATGGGCGAGCGAGAGCGCGCCGAGGAAACCCTGCGCCACGCCCAGAAGATGGAGGCCATCGGCCAGCTCACCGGCGGCATCGCCCACGACTTCAACAACATGCTGACCGGCGTACTGGGCGCCCTCGACCTGATCCAACGGCGGGTTGCCAGCGGCCGGCTGAACGACCTGCCCCGCTATGTCGAAGCCGCCACCGGTTCGGCGAACCGCGCCGCCGCGCTGACGCACCGTCTGCTGGCCTTCGCCCGGCGGCAGTCGCTGGATTCGCAGCCGGTGGATGTCAACCAGCTGGTGCAGTCCATGGAGGAGATCCTGCGCCGCACCATGGACGAGCAGATCGAGTTCGCCATGCACCTGCAGGCCGACCCCTGGCTGGCGTACACCGATGCGCATCAGCTGGAAAACGCGCTGCTGAACCTGGTGATCAACGCACGCGACGCCATGAGCGACGGCGGTCGGCTGGTCATCCAGACCGGTTGCGCGCAGATCGACCAATCACAGTCCGACGGCCCCGAGCCGGGCGACTACGTCACCCTTAGCGTGGCCGACACGGGGTCGGGCATGCCGCCGGAAGTGGTGGCCAAAGCCTTCGATCCGTTCTTCACCACCAAACCCATCGGCCAGGGCACGGGCCTGGGATTGTCGATGGTCTATGGCTTCATCAAGCAGACCGGCGGCCATGTCAGCATCCACAGCACGCCCGGAGAAGGCACCCTGATCACGCTGTTCCTGCCACGCAACCGGCAACAAGTGGATCTGCGACCGGCACCAGGCAGCGAACCCGAGCCGATACCGGGCGCGCAAGCCGACGAAACCATACTGGTGGTGGAGGACGAAGCCGCGGTCCGCATGCTGGTGGTCGAGGTGCTGCAGGAACTGGGCTACCGGGTCGAGCAAGCGGTGGATAGCGCCAGCGCACTGCCCTTCCTGCACAGCGACCAGCGCATCGACCTGCTGGTCAGCGACTTCGGTCTGCCGGGCATCAACGGCCGCCAACTGGCCGAACTCGCCCGCCAGCAACGCCCCGACCTGCGTGTGCTGTTCATCACCGGTTATGCGCCGAATGCCGAAGTCCGCAGCGAGTTCCTCGCGCCCGGCATGGACATGCTGGCCAAGCCGTTCAGCATCGACACGCTCGGCAGCAAGGTCCGCCAGCTGCTCGAGCGCAATGAGTGA
- a CDS encoding inorganic triphosphatase, with protein MQKETEIKLRASRETLLALREHPLLKKRNKSGWQRHELFNQYYDTPERELAQAKVALRLRRDGEQFIQTLKSRGQSVAGLSERNEWDWYLDKAKLDVKKLADDCWPASLADLDKKTLKPIFTTDFVREKAEIAWGRGKSKVVIEAALDLGKVIAGKQSEEICELELELRQGEPEALLELAAELAADLPLMPCDISKAERGYRLHDANSYALTLPAPQVEPGMPLDDAFAALAWFLLGNSQRLAEQYRYNGHWKLLDEWLQQLIELRALLGSLGQAAPRASSRELREQLDALIQEWRPRLEAGSDDETIRQSAPEDFAAELAMPRWGLFSLKASLWLLQRAWTAERNNRGSRQGAAELGSWLPRLLAEEAQALQLPRYQQQPEDLSEQRPRMERLLVWLHLARATLDLPETDRLYGELAKLYTLAGQPLNDELRDARVDQAHTVWTLKPWKLLTK; from the coding sequence ATGCAGAAAGAAACCGAAATCAAACTGCGCGCCAGTCGCGAAACCCTGTTGGCGCTACGCGAGCATCCGCTGCTGAAAAAGCGCAACAAGAGCGGCTGGCAGCGGCACGAATTGTTCAACCAGTACTACGACACGCCGGAACGCGAGCTGGCACAGGCCAAGGTCGCGCTGCGCCTGCGCCGTGATGGCGAACAGTTCATCCAGACGCTCAAGAGCCGAGGCCAGAGCGTCGCCGGGCTGTCTGAGCGCAACGAGTGGGACTGGTACCTGGACAAGGCCAAGCTGGACGTGAAGAAACTCGCGGACGACTGCTGGCCAGCCAGCCTGGCCGATCTGGACAAGAAAACCCTGAAGCCGATCTTCACCACCGATTTCGTCCGGGAAAAGGCCGAGATCGCCTGGGGGCGTGGCAAGTCGAAGGTGGTCATCGAAGCGGCCCTCGACCTCGGCAAGGTCATCGCCGGCAAACAGAGCGAGGAAATCTGCGAGCTGGAGCTGGAACTGCGCCAAGGCGAACCCGAAGCACTGCTGGAGCTGGCCGCCGAACTAGCTGCCGACCTGCCCCTGATGCCCTGCGACATCAGCAAGGCCGAACGCGGCTACCGCCTGCATGACGCCAATAGCTACGCCTTGACCCTGCCGGCACCCCAGGTCGAGCCTGGCATGCCGCTGGACGACGCCTTCGCCGCACTGGCCTGGTTTCTGCTCGGCAACAGCCAGCGGCTGGCCGAGCAATACCGCTACAACGGGCACTGGAAACTGCTCGATGAGTGGTTGCAGCAACTGATCGAGCTACGCGCCCTGCTCGGCAGCCTTGGCCAAGCCGCGCCGCGCGCCAGCAGCCGCGAACTGCGCGAGCAGCTCGACGCGCTGATCCAGGAGTGGCGTCCGCGCCTCGAGGCCGGCAGCGACGACGAAACGATTCGTCAGTCGGCACCGGAGGATTTTGCCGCCGAGCTGGCCATGCCACGCTGGGGACTGTTCTCGCTGAAAGCCTCGTTGTGGCTGCTGCAGCGCGCCTGGACCGCCGAGCGCAACAACCGCGGCAGCCGCCAGGGCGCCGCCGAGCTGGGCAGCTGGTTGCCCCGCCTGCTGGCCGAAGAGGCCCAGGCGCTGCAGCTGCCCCGCTACCAGCAACAGCCCGAAGACCTGAGCGAGCAGCGCCCACGCATGGAGCGCCTGCTGGTCTGGCTGCATCTGGCCCGCGCCACGCTGGACCTGCCGGAGACCGATCGTTTGTACGGCGAGCTGGCCAAGCTCTACACGCTGGCTGGCCAGCCGCTGAACGACGAACTTCGCGATGCGCGAGTGGACCAGGCCCATACGGTGTGGACCCTCAAGCCGTGGAAGCTGTTGACGAAGTAA
- a CDS encoding GspE/PulE family protein gives MLNAPAQDRFLDLNDLLRDLVAQGRLRQETAEQCLALRRSAANGQQHPLEFLGAQQLDDLARPGKKLDLETLTVWLAEQAGQPYLRIDPLKINVAAVTPLMSYAFAQRHKILAVAVDSSAVTIASSQPFVKSWEANLTHVLKRPIKRVVANPVDLQRFTVEFYRLAKSVSGATANDQKVSGAGNFEQLLNLGASDQEPDANDSHIVNIVDWLFQYAFDQRASDIHIEPRREQGTVRFRIDGVLHNVYQFPPQVAMAVVSRLKTLGRMNVAEKRKPQDGRVKTKTPDGGEVELRLSTLPTAFGEKMVMRIFDPEVLLKGFDQLGFSAEDLRRWQSMTGQPNGIILVTGPTGSGKTTTLYTTLKQLATPEVNVCTIEDPIEMIEGAFNQMQVQHNIDLTFASGVRALMRQDPDIIMVGEIRDLETAEMAIQAALTGHLVLSTLHTNDAPSAITRLLELGVPHYLLRATLLGVMAQRLVRTLCPHCKAPVQLDPDDWQALTKPWNAPLPGNAHQAVGCIECRDTGYRGRAGVYEIMLLNDAIKPLITADTDLIALRRQAFKDGMHSLRLSGAQKIAAGLTTLEEVLRVTPQSEQK, from the coding sequence GTGCTGAATGCTCCCGCCCAGGACCGTTTCCTCGACCTCAACGACCTGCTACGCGACCTGGTCGCCCAGGGCCGGCTGCGGCAGGAAACCGCTGAACAGTGCCTGGCGTTGCGGCGCAGCGCAGCGAACGGCCAGCAGCACCCGCTGGAATTCCTCGGCGCGCAACAACTCGACGACCTGGCGCGGCCGGGCAAGAAGCTCGACCTCGAAACGCTTACCGTCTGGCTCGCCGAGCAGGCCGGGCAGCCCTATCTGCGCATCGACCCGCTGAAGATCAACGTGGCCGCAGTCACGCCGCTGATGTCCTACGCCTTTGCCCAGCGCCACAAGATTCTCGCCGTGGCGGTGGACAGCTCGGCGGTGACCATCGCCAGCAGCCAGCCGTTCGTGAAGAGCTGGGAAGCCAACCTCACCCACGTGCTCAAGCGCCCGATCAAGCGAGTCGTCGCCAATCCGGTCGACCTGCAGCGCTTCACCGTGGAGTTCTACCGCCTGGCCAAGTCGGTCAGCGGCGCCACCGCCAACGACCAGAAGGTCAGCGGCGCCGGCAACTTCGAACAACTGCTCAACCTCGGCGCCAGCGACCAGGAGCCGGATGCCAACGACTCGCACATCGTCAACATCGTTGACTGGCTGTTCCAGTACGCGTTCGACCAGCGCGCCAGCGACATCCATATCGAGCCGCGCCGTGAGCAGGGCACTGTGCGCTTTCGCATCGACGGCGTACTGCACAACGTCTACCAGTTCCCGCCGCAGGTGGCGATGGCGGTGGTCAGCCGGCTTAAGACCCTGGGGCGGATGAACGTCGCCGAGAAGCGCAAGCCGCAGGACGGTCGGGTCAAGACCAAGACACCGGACGGCGGCGAGGTGGAACTGCGTCTGTCGACCCTGCCGACCGCGTTCGGCGAGAAGATGGTGATGCGCATCTTCGACCCGGAGGTGCTGCTCAAGGGCTTCGATCAGCTGGGCTTCTCCGCCGAGGACCTGCGCCGCTGGCAGAGCATGACCGGCCAGCCCAACGGCATCATCCTGGTCACCGGCCCTACCGGTTCGGGCAAGACCACAACGCTGTACACCACGCTCAAGCAGCTGGCGACGCCCGAAGTGAACGTCTGCACCATCGAAGACCCGATCGAGATGATCGAGGGCGCCTTCAACCAGATGCAGGTGCAGCACAACATCGACCTGACCTTCGCCAGCGGTGTGCGCGCGCTGATGCGCCAGGACCCGGACATCATCATGGTCGGCGAGATTCGCGATCTGGAGACGGCCGAGATGGCGATCCAGGCGGCGCTGACCGGGCACCTGGTGCTCTCCACGCTGCATACCAATGACGCGCCCTCGGCGATTACCCGCCTGCTGGAGTTGGGCGTGCCGCACTACCTGTTGCGGGCCACCCTGCTGGGGGTCATGGCCCAGCGTCTGGTGCGTACGCTGTGCCCGCACTGCAAGGCGCCGGTGCAACTCGACCCGGATGACTGGCAGGCGCTGACCAAGCCCTGGAACGCGCCGCTGCCCGGCAATGCCCATCAGGCGGTGGGTTGCATCGAATGCCGCGACACCGGCTACCGTGGGCGCGCCGGGGTTTACGAGATCATGCTGCTCAACGATGCGATCAAGCCGCTGATCACCGCCGATACCGACCTCATCGCCCTGCGCCGCCAGGCCTTCAAGGACGGCATGCACAGCCTGCGCCTGTCCGGCGCCCAGAAGATCGCCGCGGGCCTGACCACGTTGGAGGAAGTGCTGCGGGTGACACCGCAGAGTGAGCAGAAGTAG
- a CDS encoding L,D-transpeptidase family protein, whose protein sequence is MYKKHAFRLVILWLLVPFLALAQPADEPPSPIRHALDTLTSSCEGPLAKIDPALRKPLEALYRRHGFEALWTSYAQLEALLEQLDALIDDGLNPAVYHPEAIRRAMQTATGEPLHRECSDILTTHAYLLALQHLSQGRLPQDRLEPVWRSPNAAAPQQDDPLLEMADVGLTDPARAFDRARPALEQYHNLRQAHARLRAEPPPSWLPIPAGPTLRPGMSDPRVPLLRQRLASDGYLPAALPAADADLRYGAPIEQALKAFQRRHGLQDDGVVGSQTRTALNATPTDRLNQLKINLERFRWMSRDIEARSLLVDIAGGRVIFFSDNRPQWETRSQVGRDTRQTPAIKSNITRLTLNPTWTVPPTILREDKLPKIRENPDYLASQNMQVLDYQGQVLDPAQIDWDNPGRILLRQAAGPANPLGRLAIRFANPFAIYLHDTPSQGLFERSQRTFSSGCVRVESVMQLVGLLLTEGERERFDRLLASGQTHEFSLAKPTPILLAYWTAEADSAGQARYRPDVYGRDPALLAALLAADRDRLLAGPPAGERSTRPGEQ, encoded by the coding sequence TTGTACAAAAAACATGCATTTCGTCTGGTTATCCTGTGGTTGCTGGTCCCTTTTCTGGCGCTGGCGCAACCGGCCGACGAGCCGCCAAGCCCCATCCGCCACGCGCTGGACACCCTGACCAGCAGCTGCGAAGGCCCCCTCGCCAAGATCGACCCGGCGCTGCGCAAGCCGCTCGAGGCGCTGTATCGCCGGCATGGATTCGAAGCGCTCTGGACCTCCTATGCACAGCTCGAGGCGTTGCTCGAGCAACTCGACGCCTTGATCGACGATGGCCTGAATCCAGCGGTCTATCACCCTGAAGCCATTCGCCGGGCCATGCAAACGGCCACCGGCGAACCACTGCACCGCGAGTGCAGCGACATCCTCACCACGCACGCCTACCTGTTGGCGCTGCAGCACCTGAGCCAGGGCCGCTTGCCGCAGGACCGCCTCGAGCCGGTCTGGCGCAGCCCCAATGCGGCGGCGCCACAGCAGGACGATCCGTTGCTGGAGATGGCCGACGTCGGCCTGACGGATCCGGCTCGCGCCTTCGACAGGGCGCGCCCGGCGCTCGAGCAGTACCACAACCTGCGCCAGGCGCATGCGCGGCTGCGGGCCGAACCGCCACCGTCGTGGTTACCGATCCCGGCCGGCCCGACCCTGCGGCCCGGCATGTCGGACCCTCGCGTGCCGCTGTTGCGCCAACGCCTGGCCAGTGACGGCTATCTGCCCGCGGCGCTCCCAGCAGCGGACGCGGATCTGCGTTACGGCGCGCCGATCGAGCAGGCGCTCAAGGCCTTCCAGCGCCGGCACGGGCTGCAGGATGACGGCGTAGTGGGCAGCCAGACCCGAACCGCATTGAACGCGACCCCGACCGATCGCCTCAACCAACTGAAGATCAACCTCGAGCGGTTTCGTTGGATGTCACGTGACATCGAGGCACGCTCGCTATTGGTCGACATCGCTGGCGGACGGGTGATTTTCTTCAGCGACAACCGTCCGCAATGGGAGACCCGCAGCCAGGTCGGTCGCGATACCCGCCAGACCCCGGCGATCAAATCGAACATCACCCGGCTGACGCTCAACCCGACCTGGACCGTGCCGCCGACCATCCTGCGCGAGGACAAGTTGCCGAAGATTCGCGAGAACCCGGACTATCTCGCCAGCCAGAACATGCAAGTGCTCGACTACCAGGGCCAGGTGCTCGACCCGGCGCAGATCGACTGGGACAACCCCGGCAGGATTCTGCTGCGTCAGGCCGCAGGGCCGGCCAACCCGCTCGGGCGACTGGCCATTCGCTTCGCCAACCCCTTCGCCATCTACTTGCACGACACGCCGAGCCAAGGCCTGTTCGAACGCTCGCAGCGCACCTTCAGCTCCGGCTGCGTGCGGGTCGAGTCGGTGATGCAACTGGTCGGCCTGCTGCTGACCGAAGGCGAGCGCGAGCGCTTCGACCGGCTGCTCGCGTCGGGCCAGACCCACGAATTCTCCCTGGCCAAGCCCACGCCGATCCTGCTGGCGTACTGGACGGCCGAAGCCGACAGTGCCGGGCAGGCTCGCTACCGGCCCGATGTCTACGGGCGGGACCCCGCGCTGTTGGCCGCCCTGCTGGCCGCCGATCGGGACCGGCTGCTCGCCGGCCCGCCAGCCGGTGAGCGCTCCACGCGTCCCGGCGAGCAATGA
- a CDS encoding murein L,D-transpeptidase catalytic domain family protein: MMVSFRRLFLVAGLFLSGPLLAATPAYQPMVDDLSPLAPTLSRKVLTHAVAAMQCAVNNGASPAQRLAVIDFSLPSSERRLWIFDLQQRRLLLEDFVAHGNKSGENLATRFSNVLGSHQSSIGLFRTAESYTGKHGYSLRMDGLEPGVNDLARERAIVIHPADYVNPAWIETQGRIGRSQGCPAVRPEVARMVVDSLKGGQFMFSWYPDRKWLRSSAYLNCKPARVATILAARQG, from the coding sequence ATGATGGTTTCGTTCCGACGCCTTTTTCTCGTGGCAGGGCTTTTCCTGTCAGGCCCGCTGCTCGCGGCCACTCCCGCCTACCAGCCGATGGTCGATGACCTGTCGCCCTTGGCCCCCACGCTGAGCCGCAAGGTGCTCACCCATGCCGTCGCCGCCATGCAATGCGCGGTCAACAACGGTGCCAGCCCTGCGCAACGGCTTGCGGTAATCGACTTCTCGCTGCCCTCGTCGGAACGACGACTCTGGATCTTCGACCTGCAACAGCGGCGATTGTTGCTCGAAGATTTCGTTGCCCATGGAAATAAGTCCGGTGAAAACCTGGCCACGCGCTTCTCCAACGTGCTCGGCAGTCATCAATCGAGCATAGGTCTGTTCCGCACCGCCGAGAGCTACACCGGCAAGCACGGCTACTCCCTGCGCATGGACGGGCTCGAGCCCGGCGTGAACGACCTGGCACGCGAGCGGGCCATCGTGATTCACCCGGCCGACTACGTGAATCCCGCCTGGATCGAAACCCAAGGCCGCATCGGCCGCAGCCAGGGCTGCCCCGCGGTACGCCCGGAAGTGGCGCGCATGGTGGTCGATAGCCTGAAAGGCGGGCAGTTCATGTTCTCCTGGTATCCGGACCGGAAATGGCTGCGATCCTCGGCCTACTTGAATTGCAAACCCGCGCGGGTCGCGACGATCCTGGCGGCCAGGCAAGGATAA
- a CDS encoding TIGR00153 family protein: MPINPFVSLFGRSPIGPMQQHMAKSHECAANLVPLFQAITAEDWERVEQIQKEMARLENEADKLKKSVRQHLPKSLFLPVPRSDLLELLSVQDKIANRAKDIAGLMLGRCMAIPPALQPEMMAFVQRSVDASCQALKALKELDSLLETGFSGREATLVEKMVEELEEIERETDRMQITVRRALFKLEKELPPVDVMFLYKIIEWIGDVADRAERVGNRLEQLLAR; this comes from the coding sequence ATGCCAATCAATCCTTTCGTCAGCCTGTTCGGACGCTCGCCTATCGGTCCGATGCAACAGCATATGGCCAAGTCTCACGAATGTGCTGCCAACCTGGTGCCGCTGTTCCAGGCGATCACGGCAGAAGACTGGGAACGGGTCGAGCAGATCCAGAAAGAGATGGCCCGACTGGAAAACGAGGCCGACAAGCTCAAGAAGAGCGTCCGTCAGCACCTGCCGAAAAGCCTGTTCCTGCCGGTCCCGCGCTCGGATTTGCTGGAGCTGCTGAGTGTACAGGACAAAATTGCCAACCGCGCCAAGGACATCGCCGGCCTGATGCTTGGCCGTTGCATGGCGATTCCGCCGGCGCTGCAGCCGGAGATGATGGCGTTCGTGCAGCGCAGTGTCGACGCCAGCTGCCAGGCGCTCAAGGCGCTCAAGGAGTTGGACTCGTTGTTGGAAACCGGCTTCAGCGGTCGTGAGGCCACCTTGGTGGAAAAGATGGTCGAGGAGCTCGAGGAGATCGAGCGTGAAACCGACCGCATGCAGATCACGGTGCGCCGTGCGCTGTTCAAGCTGGAAAAGGAATTGCCTCCAGTCGACGTTATGTTCCTCTACAAGATCATCGAATGGATCGGTGACGTAGCTGACCGTGCCGAGCGAGTCGGCAACCGTCTGGAACAATTGCTGGCGCGCTGA